Part of the Brassica oleracea var. oleracea cultivar TO1000 chromosome C8, BOL, whole genome shotgun sequence genome is shown below.
CCATAAATCTGTGAGGGTCACTTCTTCACCTGACTCGAACCAGTAATCTGTTTTTAACTGCAATACACAAACAAAACTTGACTTCAATCACAACATGGTAACACGAGACTTGCTTCAAAACCAATGTATCCATTACTTACATCAGTATCTGAAGTTACTATTTTCAAGGAAGAAGTATCCACTGCAGACTCATCTGTTTCCATACTACTGTCTCCTTTGTGTTTGCTGCAACCATGTTTTGTTCTAAGATCAATAAAAGATAAGACCAGACACAGAGAGAGTGAAAAACTGTTGCCAAGTACCTTAGAAGGTAGACATCAATTGGTCCCATCCTACTCCTAATCACCATCCGGTATTGTCTCTGCGGAAAACTCATCACCTAATCATAACAAAAGTGCCTGCTTCATTCCTTTGACACATTATATTACAGCTACCCACTTTATATGGAAGTATGAAAACAAAACCTTACCTCATCCGGATCTGGAACTTCGATGCAACTAGCTGTAGGAGCTTTAATTGCCAGCAGTGTCTGGTTCTGTATCAAGAACGACCAGGTTAGTATGTTGAAGAAAGCACTAGATGATATCCAAAGAACTAGTAAGAGAGAACTGACGTGAAAGCATGGGAGGCTAGTTATATCTTCCTCCGTCATAAACATGTACCTGTGTATTTCCATCACTGATTTTAGCAAAGTTGTCGTGTAAAAGTACAAAAGATGAGACTCAAATAAACAGAAGGAAACCTTTTACAATGTTCATCTTCTTCTAAGGATCTGAGAGCTTCTTGTCTTTCCCTGGGGAAATGTATAACATGAAGACATCTTAAACCATTGTAAAGAGGCAACAAGAATGGATAAGTCTCCAAATAAATATAAGAAGATAAAGCAACCAACCTTATAAGGTCATCCAACCTGTTTTCCTCAGATTGCATACTTTCTACTTCTAACTGAAAATACGTAGAGAAGTAAGTAGTAAGTGTATCAGTTAACTATAAGGTTCAGCATGCAAAAGCAAAAAAACCAAGAACATCTCATATCCCAAACATATGCATTATCAGACTATGTGATTGTTTGTTACAATGTAGAATAAAGCAATATGTGTGTTATGAACCTTAAGCCTAGAAATTTGATTTCCCAGTTCCAACTGTCCAAGATTGTCAGCACCCCTGCATCAAAGGTCAGAAGAAGTAAAGCTAAATTACGTTGCAACTTAGCTCTGGGTAAGAAACGATGTTGTGTAAGTAAATTACTTCCAGCGGATATGGTTCTTTGTAGTTTTCTCAATCAATCCAACCCCTTCAAGGACATTTGTAATATCATATATCCTTCTTTTTTGTACCTGTCAAGATGAAACATAAGAAGAGATTCAAAGAAACTGATGAAGATAGTTAAAAAAGAAAGAAAGATTTGTGTGCATCAAAACACTTAGGGAAATGGTTATAAAGGGGTAACAATTTCAAAATTAAGATAACGTTGTTGCAATACCTCCAAAACATCAGCACAATAGTTAAGGTCAAGTGATCCATCCTCAGCTTCCCGGATCAAATTGACGAATTTCTTTGTCAACAACCCTGAGCCAAAACAAAAGAGACGATGAATGAATGAATGATATAATTGCAGAATCTTAAAGATGTGATTGTTCCTTTGAAGTGTGTACCTAGAGAACTATCATAACGACAGTTATTACTTCCATTAGGGCCACTAAGCTGTAGCCCTTCTGCACACACACACACACACGCACAAAAACAAAATCAATAACCACCACCACACAATGCTGAACTACTTAAGATTAAGCTTAGAGAGAAAGAGATTCTTGCTTCACAAACCTCGCTTCACAGCTTTGGACAGTTTAGTAACCTTTGACTTGGTTCCACGTTTAATGTTGTCTTGAGGAGATTCTTGCTTCACAATGACTTTGGCTATATCAATGGTTTCTCCAGGCATGCTTGAGCTCGAAATGGAATGATTCTTTCTACTTTTCTGCTGCAAAGAGTGAACGAAAAATTGGTAAACACATTTAATAAAATCCCCCGGAAGTTGAAATTAGAGATCTATTGATGAAGAGAATTGAAAACTATAGATCCAATTCTAGATTGTGTTTCCTTTAATGACAAAACTTTAATCAATTCAAGTCAATTAGGACGGAGCGAGAGGAGATGCTCACGAGTTTCTGAGTGATTGGGGAGAAGGACTCGTCCCAGTGAGCTTGAATTTGCGGCGATTGTGCATTCGGAAGCTGCTGAGGAACTGAGAGCGGCCGATTCGTGGAGGAAGGAGTAGACGAGGAAGATTGAAGCGGATCAGTGGGTGAGGGAGAGTGGATTAGTTCGAAGCGGAAAGGAGATCGGTGGTTGTACGAGAGACTCGGATCTTCGCCGGATTTAGATGTCGCCGCCATCTGTGGAGAATCTCCGTCGTCGGAGGGAAAAATAAAAAATAAGTTTCGAAAAGCGGCGAGAATCTTCGGTTAGGTTAGTCGGAGGGAAAGAAGAGAGGAAACAGCGGGAAGAAGAGGGAGGAAGGAAGGAAGGGAGGGGGGGAGATACAATGATCCTTTTTGCTTTGTTAAAAACGAAATAAAAATTAAAATTTAGTGAAAAATCAAAATTGTGAAAAGAGCGGTGGTGGCCGAAAGACTTGTTGTTGGGATGGAGAGTGTTTCGAATTCTGCCTCGGCCGCGCCTAACTCGTTCCGCTTATTGCCTTTTCACTAAATTTGGGCTTTAAATGGGCTTTCATATCTTCTGCCTCGGTTGTATTTTCATATTTTATAATACTATTTATTTTTCTACACGTCACCTTTCACATTAATTTTGTTAAAATAATCAATTACAATTTTCATTTCTTTTTCTTTAGTAAACTTTAACTTGGTTTATAATTCTAATTTCCTTTTACTTTAATTTTTTACAAATTTCACATTCACATAAATAATAAAAATAAAAAATATATTAAATCTTCTAAATAATTTTTTTATTTTTCTTCATATTAGATTAAACAACATAAATATAATAGGTAAATATCTATAAGAAATTAAAATACATAGAATTTATACTTAAAATATAGTTTCATAAAAATGTTATATGTTTTTATCCTCAAAGGAAAATAATATATTGTCATATCTAAAACTTAAACTAATATAAATGGAACACAAATTAATCAGTATTAATCTAATTAGAATAAAAATAGTTATTGTTCATTTACAACTCAATATACCAAAATAATGAGTAAGTCAATCGATCATGATTCTTATACTCAAAATTAGAGGCCTAGGTATGGGCATTCGGCTATCCGTACGGATTCAGATCGGGTGCTTTGGATTTTTGGGTTAACCCTCCTAGGTTTCATTCTAATATTTTATAAGTACGGATCGGGTTCGGATAATAACACTTCGAGTTTGGTTATAATTTGTATTGCGTTCTAAAATCCATAAAATATTTGGATTCATATTCTATCGGTCCGGTTCGAATATATCCAAATTAAAAAAAATAAAGCAAAATATAAAGAAAAATACTTAAACTGAATATAATTAATCTAACACACATCGAATCGATAAAATAAAATATTAAATCAAGCGTGAAAAAAATATCATTTGTAAACAATATGGATTACCTTATAGATAGAGTAGACTTGTTATTTCAACGAACAAATTATTAAGCATGTATTTATAACTAATATGGTATTTAAAGTATTAATTTAAATTTTAATATTTTTTATATCATATCAACATAAACACTCGATTCATTATTTAAAAAACTTAAATATATTTCAAATATTTGTGATGACTATTAATTTTAGATTTTTTTGGGTTACCCGTTCGGGTTCGGTTAATAACACTCAGGCTCGTATTTGTTTTTGCACCATCTAACAAAACTCGTTCGGGTATTTTACATTTTGGATCTGATAACTGGTTGGGTTTGGTTTGAATCTCAGATTTTGGATTATATGTTCAGTCCACCCTATTTAAGTCAGCGACATATTATTATTTAGAATTATTATATTAACTTTTATGCATGTAAATTACAAAAGACTTAAAACTAATAAACAAGTGAAATCAATATATTAATAAATTATTACGATTTGATTTGGTGATAAATATTTATATACATGTATAAAATTTCAAAAGAATATTGATTTGTTCATTTATGCAACTCCTAACTAACAACACTTTCATATTTGTTTTCCAAAATAACATAAATGAAATTACATAGTTTTAAGAAAATATATTGCGAATGCAAGATAAGAAACTAAATTAAATGCAACTAATAAATTTAATCGAATTTTACCCTATTTAAAATCATGAAACATTTATGGTTTGTTTATTTGAGATCTGTAAAGGTAATCTCATATATCCAAAAAAGTAATTGAATCAATCAAATTATTCATAAACAAATTACTAGAGGTGAGGGAAAAAAACGAACCAACCCGAACCAAATCGAACCAACCGAACCCAAACTAAACCAAAATATATTATCAAATCATTTCGTTATAATTTTAATTTTTTTTTTGCGATTTGCGACTGATTGTTACGACTAGCGATATACAAACAAATACTCCCTCCGTTTCATATTAAGTGTCGTTTTAGAGAATTTTATTTGTTACAAAATAAGTGTCGTTTTCGATTTTCAATGCAAAATTTATTAATTTTATGCAAAATTTATTTTTTTATTGGTTGAAATATGGTTAGGTGTATAGGTAATAGTGTTTTCTTATAGGAAATGTACAAAATTAATTGTTTCCTTAATCCGTATGCCGAAACCTAAAACGACACTTATAATGAAACAAAGGGAGTAACATTTAAATCGCAACGAGCTCCGGAACAAACAGGGCCGTACAACATATATATGTCTACGATCTCCAGAAGACATCATAAGATATTTATTCGTTGTTATACATCCCAACCAACATCTATTTGTAACCGAAACTTGCATATTCTCACATGAATTATGAGGAAGATGGATGAAATAATGTAACATAATTTCATTTCAAATATGTTTGAAGAGATCTATTAAAAAGACAAAAAAATAAATTTGTAAAGCCCTGACCGCGTACGGCTAATAGACCTCCCACACGTCCACTCACTCAGTTTGTAGGCCCCGTCGTCCGACTGATGGTGCGTTAATTTTTTCAAGGCTCAAAATTATTGTTTGCTAAATCCTGGAATCACCACATGAACTTTTTCCATGTTTGGCCTCACTCGCACAATATCACGTACCATTTTTCGATAAGTCATCCATCCTTCTACTACTCCATCCCAAGCACGCTTTACTCTTGAGTTCTAAATGGATGCATCCCAGAAAAGGTAAGCGCATTTTGGTGACATAGGTAGCCAAATCAATCTGTTTAATTCTTTCCATATACCACAAACCGGGATATTACAATTCGTTCTCTTTCAGAGAATGCAACATCTTTGTTACTCCCCAAGATCATTATCCATATTAGGTGAGCCCTCACTGACTCCATACTCGTCTAGATTTGGCTCTGATACCACTTGTAACGCCCCCAACCGCCTACGGCTAATGGGCCTCCTACGCCCACTCACTCGGTCTGTGGGCTCTCTCTCGTCCGATGGGTGGTGCATTATTTTATCATGGCTTGAAATCATTGTTTGCTAGACCTGTAATCACCACATGAACTTTTACTGTGTTTTGGCCTCACTCGCACGATATCATAAACCACTTCCCGATAAGTCATTCATTCTTCTACTAGTCCAGGTCAAGTACACTAACTCTTGAGTTTTAAGCGGATGTGTGTCGGAAAATGTAAGCACACTTTGGTGACATAAGTAACCAAATCAATTCGTTAAAGCCTTTCCATATACCACAAACCGGGATGTTATAATTTACCTCCTCTCAGAAAACGTAACGTCTTTGTTACTCCCAAGATCTTTACCCATATTAGTGTGAGCCATCATTGACTCCATACTCGTCTGGGTTCGGCTCTGATACCACTTGTAACGTCCCGACCGTCTACGGCTAATGGGCCTTCCACGCCCGCTCACTCGGCCCGTGGGCCCATCCCGTCCGACAGGCGGTGCGTTAATTTTTTCAATGCTCGAATCATTGTTTACTAGACTCTGCCATCACAACATGACATTTTCCCGTGTTTTAGTCTCACTTGCACGATATCATGAACCTCTTTTGATAGGTCACTCATCCTTCTACTACTTCAGTTCAAGCACGCTTAACTCTGAGGTTCTAAACGGATGTGTGCCAGAAAAGATAAGCACACTTTAGTGACATGAGTAGCCAAATTAATTTTTTAAAACCTTTCGATATATCAAACTGGGATGTTACAAAATTATACTAATAAAAGGTGTTATTGTGCATAGTCAAACAAAGAAGACGATGTCTAGCGAACAATTTGTTATTGATATTATCTCAAAATGTTGTAGAAGTGAGCTCTTATATGTTATTTTCAGTTTAACAAACACAATAACCAGAGAACTTAACCAAATGATTAATAACCGGTTTATAAGTATAGTATTCTTCCTAAAGATGGTAAAGGTAAGTACAAATATAGATTTGAAGTAACTTTGCCAGCCAAAGAGTAGAATTGAGTAGGAAACAACATTTCGTAAAGATGTCAGCGACTGGTTGTTTATTAGGTGAAATGTCTTAATATACCCCACTTCAGTCTGTTCACGAACCTGATAACACTCAAGTTCAATATACTTTGTTTTCTCATGGAGTACCAGAGTGTTGGCAATGTGTATTTATGCAGTAGAAAGACACATAAGCATGTTGAGAAGATAGCAATTATATGATCAACAGATTAATATGAACCAAACCATTTCTCAAACCAGGCTATATATATCTTCTCTTTCCAATAATCTAACAAAATAAAAAGAGTTTCATCATGAGGAACCCTCATTACCATTTCTGACTATCTCTCTATCCCTCTTCTATTCTTCTTTCTCCTTATATTTTTCTTATGTGTTTCTTCTCGGGATCATTAGCCGTCAAAGGAGGAAGCTACCATCCCATCTCCCACCTGATCCACATCGCTATGAACATGGTCGACTTTGGCCAAGCCCAGTAAAATATTTGCTACATGCTCTCCTTTTTATATGTCACCATTTAGCAAAAATCCAAATAATTATACATATGAATTCTTTTTTTTAGTGATCATACAAAGCTCGCATTAGTTTTATTTTTTTTATTAACTTAACTAATTCAGTAGGCTTAAACAACACAACAATTCAGTGACCCCAAAAAAAATAAAAAAATACAAGGACAAATCTCCAAAATAGGATCTTATATCACAAAAATAGCACTCAAAAACTAAAATGACCAAAATAGCNNNNNNNNNNNNNNNNNNNNNNNNNNNNNNNNNNNNNNNNNNNNNNNNNNNNNNNNNNNNNNNNNNNNNNNNNNNNNNNNNNNNNNNNNNNNNNNNNNNNNNNNNNNNNNNNNNNNNNNNNNNNNNNNNNNNNNNNNNNNNNNNNNNNNNNNNNNNNNNNNNNNNNNNNNNNNNNNNNNNNNNNNNNNNNNNNNNNNNNNNNNNNNNNNNNNNNNNNNNNNNNNNNNNNNNNNNNNNNNNNNNNNNNNNNNNNNNNNNNNNTAAACCCTAAACCCTAAACCCTAAACTCTAAACCCTAAACCCTAAACCCTAAACCCTAAACCCTAAACTCTAAACCCTAAACCCTAAACCCTAAACCCTAAACCCTAAACTCTAAACCCTAAACCCTAAACCCTAAACCCTAAACCCTAAACTCTAAACCCTAAACCCTAAACCCTAAACCCTAAACCCTAAACTCTAAACCCTAAACCCTAAACCCTAAACCCTAAACCCTAAACTCTAAACCCTAAACCCTAAACCCTAAACCCTAAACCCTAAACTCTAAACCCTAAACCCTAAACCCTAAACCCTAAACCCTAAACTCTAAACCCTAAACCCTAAACCCTAAACCCTAAATCCTAAACCCCACCCTTTAACTCTAAACCCTAAGTTTGTGACTTTTGATAAAACATTAAGTGCTATTTTTGTGACTTTTAACCTTGAATGCTAGTTTGTGAACAAAAACTTGATTTAGTGTTATTTTTGTCTTTTTCTCAAAATACAACCCAAAGAAGTAAATATTTAATTGTTTATACTAACGTTTTCATTTCTATTTTTCACTATTTTATTATTTTTTCTTGTCAAACAAACTATATGGCTTCTTCCTTTCTCATCTAGAGACGTCAATAAAATCCATATAACAAAGTTAGTGATGTACTAAATTGGCCCTAATTTTCTATTTTGTTTCAAGTTCTTGAAATTGAAAAAGCTGGCCCTGGTTATGACTAGGCCTAGCTGTGACCCGACGGAGGAGCAGTCCATGTCACTGGAGAGCCACACTGTGACCACTAGATATTGTACCATCCATCGTTTCCCTTTGTTAAGGCCATTGCGATAGATCCGAGAGCTGAAGATGATGCATAAAGCGGGTAACACCAGTACCTATATATGGTTGTGTATATGTTGAAACACTTGAAAATGAATTTGGCTACATATATCATCAAAATGCACTTAG
Proteins encoded:
- the LOC106309632 gene encoding transcription factor E2FC isoform X2; the protein is MAATSKSGEDPSLSYNHRSPFRFELIHSPSPTDPLQSSSSTPSSTNRPLSVPQQLPNAQSPQIQAHWDESFSPITQKLKSRKNHSISSSSMPGETIDIAKVIVKQESPQDNIKRGTKSKVTKLSKAVKREGLQLSGPNGSNNCRYDSSLGLLTKKFVNLIREAEDGSLDLNYCADVLEVQKRRIYDITNVLEGVGLIEKTTKNHIRWKGADNLGQLELGNQISRLKLEVESMQSEENRLDDLIRERQEALRSLEEDEHCKRYMFMTEEDITSLPCFHNQTLLAIKAPTASCIEVPDPDEVMSFPQRQYRMVIRSRMGPIDVYLLSKHKGDSSMETDESAVDTSSLKIVTSDTDLKTDYWFESGEEVTLTDLWNNFC
- the LOC106309632 gene encoding transcription factor E2FC isoform X1 → MAATSKSGEDPSLSYNHRSPFRFELIHSPSPTDPLQSSSSTPSSTNRPLSVPQQLPNAQSPQIQAHWDESFSPITQKLQKSRKNHSISSSSMPGETIDIAKVIVKQESPQDNIKRGTKSKVTKLSKAVKREGLQLSGPNGSNNCRYDSSLGLLTKKFVNLIREAEDGSLDLNYCADVLEVQKRRIYDITNVLEGVGLIEKTTKNHIRWKGADNLGQLELGNQISRLKLEVESMQSEENRLDDLIRERQEALRSLEEDEHCKRYMFMTEEDITSLPCFHNQTLLAIKAPTASCIEVPDPDEVMSFPQRQYRMVIRSRMGPIDVYLLSKHKGDSSMETDESAVDTSSLKIVTSDTDLKTDYWFESGEEVTLTDLWNNFC